AGTTTTACAGCTTCCATGCGCCAGGCATCTAAGTTGGTGATGTAGTTCTCACGACCATCTTTAACCCATTTGGTTCCTTTGATATTAAATTGAACACGTACGTCGTCTCCAATATTAAAACGATCAGGCATTGCGGTCTTATCCTGAACGCATTGAAACTTTACATAATTGGTAATGACTCTTCCGCCAATATCTTCTGATTTTTCTATTACAAATTCGCGGGTTTTAAAGGTCTCACTTCTTTGAATGATATCAAATTTGGC
Above is a genomic segment from Sediminibacterium sp. KACHI17 containing:
- a CDS encoding DUF3127 domain-containing protein, giving the protein MSYEITGKLVAKFDIIQRSETFKTREFVIEKSEDIGGRVITNYVKFQCVQDKTAMPDRFNIGDDVRVQFNIKGTKWVKDGRENYITNLDAWRMEAVKLGQQDQSAGNAYNDMPPPADVVDDLPF